The genomic DNA TGCCCGAGGCCGAGAACCATCCGCGCACGGTGTTCCTCGCTCCCGAGTCCGAGTGGACCGAGATGGGCTGGGAGGTCCACGCGGACAGCCTCCGGCGGCTCCTCACCCGGCTGCACCTCGACTACGCGCCGGGCAAGCTGTACGTGACGGAGAACGGGGCGAGCTTCTCGACCGGCCCGGATGCCCAGGGGCGGGTGCGGGATGACAGGCGGCTCGCCTACCTGCGGGACCACTTCCTGGCCGCGCGCAAGGCCATGGACGCGGGCGCGCCGCTGGCCGGGTACTTCGTGTGGTCACTCCTGGACAACTTCGAGTGGGATCGCGGCTACTCCCAGCGCTTCGGCATGGTCTGGGTCAATTATGAGACCCAGCAGCGCATCCCCAAGGACAGCGCGCTCTGGTACCGCGACGTCATCAAGGCCAACGCGGTGAGCGAGCCCTGATTTCACGGTTCGTCCGTTCGCTGGGGGCTCTGTCCAAGGTTCGGCGTTTCTGACAGGATGGGAGCGTTCTCCTTCCCCCAGGTATGATGGACACCGGTCACAAATCGCCCCCGTCCGATGAGGCGGAATCCAAGACGGGAGCTTCCCCTTCGGAAGGCCGCAAGGTCCTCGTGGTGGACGACTACGATGATGCCCGGGAGATGTACGCCGAGTACCTCGAATTCCTGGGCTACGAGGTCCAGACCGCCCGCAACGGACAGGAAGCGGTCGAGCGTGCCCGGGAGTCCCACCCGGACGTCATCCTGATGGATCTCTCCCTGCCCGTGCTCAGTGGCTGGGACGCCACGCAATTGCTCAAGACCGACGAGACGACCCGCGACATCCCCGTGATGGCGCTCACCGGCCACGTCTTCGCCTCCTCGTCGGACAAGGCCCGGGAGGTCGGCTGTGATGCCTTCGTCACCAAGCCGGCCCTTCCCGATACGGTCGCCGATCAGATCCAGGCCCTCCTGCGGAAGACGGGAAGCAAGCCGCCCTCCCGGTGAGCGAGTCTCCGCTTCATCCTCCGGGCCCTGGTGCCCGGGACGAGTGGCACCCGCCTTCCGAGGTCGATGAGTACCGGCTCCTGCGCCCCCTGGGCAGGGGCCGGACCGGGCGCGTCTACCTCGCCCACGACACGCTGCTGGATCGCACGGTCGCGGTGAAGTTCATCCCCGCGCTCGACGCGGCGGCCCTGCCGCGCTTCCTCATCGAGGCGCGAGCCGCCGCCCGCATCCAGCACCCCAACGTCGCCACCCTCTACCGCGCGGGTCAGTTCGAGGGGCACCCCTACCTCGTCTCCGAGTTCATCCGTGGCACGAGCCTGGACAGGCTGCCTCGCCCCCAGCCGTGGCAGCGCGTCCTGGAGATTGGCGTGGGCCTGGCGCGGGGGCTCGCCGCCGCCCATCGCCGCAACGTCCTGCACCGGGACATCAAACCCGGCAACGCCATCCTCGAGGAATCCGGCACGGTGAAGCTGCTGGATTTCGGTCTGGCGAAGATCCTCGACGCGCCCGAGGCGCTTCCCGCCGCGTCCGATGATTCGCGGGATGGGGTGCTTCCTGAAGAGGCGCTGTCCCCGGCGTCACTGGAGCTGCCCTCGCTCACCCCGGGCACGCTCGTGGGCACGCCCTATTTCATGTCCCCCGAGGCCTGGGCGGCGGAGCCCTCCACGGTGCGCTCGGACCTCTTCTCCCTGGGGGCGGTGCTCTATGAGCTCGCCGCCGGACGGGGGCCCTTCCGCCATGTTCCTCCACGGGAGCTGGCCCGGACCGTCCAGGAGCAGGACGCACGTCCCCTGGGAGAGGTCTGTCCGGACGTGGACGCGCGTCTGGCCGCGGTGGTGGACCGCTGCCTGCGCCGCGATCCGCTCGAGCGTTTCGCTTCCGCCGACGCGCTATTGGAGGCGCTGGAGGACGTGCGCGCGGGCGACAGCGTCCTGCGCGTGCCCGAGGGCAATCCCTACCGCGGCCTGAATGCCTTCCAGGAGGAACACCGGGCGCTCTTCTTCGGCCGTCAGCGGGAGGTGCGCGCCGTCGTGGAGCGGTTGCGCGCCAATGCCTTCGTGCTCGTCACGGGCGACTCCGGCGTGGGCAAGTCCTCCCTATGTCTGGCGGGGGTGGTTCCCCTCGTGGTCGAGGGTGCATTGGAGGACGGCTACACCTGGCGCCCGGCGCGGATGGTGCCTGGACGCCGCCCCGTGGCCACCCTGGCTTCCGTGCTCGCCCCTCATTTCCCGCTCGAGGAAGCGGCCATCGAACGGCTCGCCCGCGAGGAGCCCACCGCGCTGGTCCGCGCCCTGCGCGCTTCCCTGGGCGAGCACACCCACCAGGGGCTCCTGCTCCACGTGGACCAGTTGGAGGAACTCGTCACCCTGAGCGAGCCGGGGGAGTCCCTGCTCATGGCGGAGCTGCTCGCGCAGATGGCCTCGGGGCTGGCGGGGGTGCGGCTGTTGGCCACGGTTCGCAGTGACTTCCTCACCCGGTTGGGGGTGCTTCCCGGACTGGGCGAGGCGCTCTCGCGTGCC from Melittangium boletus DSM 14713 includes the following:
- a CDS encoding response regulator, translated to MDTGHKSPPSDEAESKTGASPSEGRKVLVVDDYDDAREMYAEYLEFLGYEVQTARNGQEAVERARESHPDVILMDLSLPVLSGWDATQLLKTDETTRDIPVMALTGHVFASSSDKAREVGCDAFVTKPALPDTVADQIQALLRKTGSKPPSR